A region of the Silene latifolia isolate original U9 population chromosome 9, ASM4854445v1, whole genome shotgun sequence genome:
cgaatccgaatacgaagCAGTAATAACAGGGGTGGAACTAGCCAGGGccgccggagcagaacacattgtgttaaagacagactcactattggttaccaaccaaatcagaggagagttcgaggcgcgagacgatgggatggtaagatacctggaaagggtaaaagccgacacagCAAAATTGAAGTTTTTCAAAATTCGGTGCATCCcagtccgagaacaaccgggccgacgctctctccaaacttgccagctcaaccatcaagaacatcagccgaaccgtgctggtagatatcaggaataCGAAGAGTATCATCGAGGACGTCGGCATGATGGGCAACGTAGaaaccgagacaacgtggatgactccgataatgaaatacaagctcaCAAGTGAGTTGCCGGATAACCGCAATCTCTCGGCTAAGCtcaaaaggatcgccgccaggtacttggtattcgaaggggaactgtacagaaggtccgtaataagaccactcttgaaatgtgtcggtccAACCGACGCAGCTTGAGCTAATCAGAGAGAGATTCATGAGGGCATttgcggacaccacatgggggcaagaacgctagcccacaaagctctccgagccggctacttctcggcccaccatgcttcGGGACTCGAACGAAGACCAAGAAATGCGCAACCGCGGATGCACGCCCCCGTAATACACGCTCCTTCCCGAGACCGCAACCGGTGCTTAGCCCCTCCCTTtcgcacaatgggggatggacatgctagggccatttccaacggcctccggaggaaggaagtttttgatcgtcgccgttgattacttcaccaaatgggttgaagcgtaGCGATGTACCGGCGAAGACCACGGCGCCGTCGAAAGGTaactgggaaaatgttataacccgtttcggattgccccaagtcatggtgttcgaccacggccgagaattttggagtgacacggtaatgaactggttagaagagcttggcatcaagtacgcatactcctccgtccgccacccacgagcaacggacGGGCGGTGAGGCGACCaataaaacgatcctcaacggtttgaagaagacaaagTGGAAGACCTTAAAGGAAGGTGGGCCgacgaactacccggcgtcctatggtccctacgaaccacggagaaagaagcaacggggtactcCCCTTTCCACTTAGTCTATGGATCCGGCGATCCCCTACCGATTGAggcgacggtgccaacattcagaacggctacctttaacccggtcgaaaatgaggaaggccttaaAGCCTCCCTAgatctggtcgaagaaagccgggatacagcacgcctcaatttggcagtataccaaaatcgtatgagaagagcctacaaccgaagagtccacaaaagggacttaaaagtaggagacctagtcctaagaaagtcggccgccaccaacaaaggaaatattcacgcAAACCGACGGCCaatcgggagggtccctacaaggtggttgaagaaatgaggccgggtacataccgacgagatatggagggtgtgcctttgatgagccattggaacaccgacaacttgagaaagtactttgtgtagcggcggaggtgtcaaaACCCAATGTGGATACCCCAACGCGTGATCTTAAATAAAGAAACAACCAAGTTTTTCCATCCAactgcttgtcccctccgtagtttGCCACCCAAAtagaagaattgctgccgagccataaccccgttaccttggcaattggccaagagcgacggggacacaatgaccggtacgctagaagaattgctgccgagccataaccccgttaccttggcaattggccgagagcgacggggacacaatgaccggtacgctagaagaattcttctgccgagccataaccccgttaccttggcaattggccgagagcgacggggacacaatgaccggtacgctagaagaattgctgccgagccataaccccgttaccttggcaattggccgagagcgacggggacacaatgaccggtacgctagaagaattgctgccgagccataaccccgttaccttggcaattggccgagagcgacggggacacaatgaccgttacgctagaagaattcttcgccgagccataaccccgttaccttggcattggccgagagcgacggggacacaatgaccggtacgctagaagaattggctgccgagccataaccccgttaccttggcaattggccgagagcgacggggacacaatgacgtgcacgctagaagaattgctgcgagccataaccccgttaccttggcaattggccgagagcgacggggacacaatgaccggcacgctagaagaattgctgccgagccataaccccgttaccttggcaattggccgagagcgacggggacacaatgaccgttacgctagaagaattgccgccgagccataaccccgttaccttggcaattggccgagagcgacggggacacaatgaccggtacgctagaagaattccTGCGAGCCATAacccccgttaccttggcaattggccgaagGCGACAAGGACGCATCGGTCAGTACATAAAAGACGTTACTCAGTTGAGATGTGCATTCAAACCGCCTCGGCCATACCAAGGgcaaaaacgaaggcactcaattaataaacgCAAAAGGACAAACAAAGGTGGTAGATcaatgcctcggccaagccagaggccgAAAGGATAaactttgttaaaaaaaaaaaaagttaagagaagaatacagacgacggccgtccccataagggcaagcctaaacacaacctaccaagaaagttgttttgtttacaaacaaggaaaaagaaaagcaaaagattacaagcatatcaattgaagcgccaaaagatggcagggaggaaaggctcaatagttggcccccgaacagctaaggctatccgagacgccgggtgagtctggtgacgaccgcccgtctccctatgcctcatGCTGCCCTCCATCAGAGGCAGCAGCGTCTACGGTGACCGGCCCAAAGGAGGGCCCGACATTCTCAGTCTCCTTCTCGGCCTCCTTTGCCTCACAGGCCGCCTTAGCCAGCTCCTCCTTCGCCAGCTCCTCCTTCTCAGCAGCCGCTGTTTCCGCAGCCTCAGCCATCTCATCGAGGAGCTGGTCATACTTATCCCACGGGAAGCCATCGGGGATAGAGCCTGCCTCCACGAGCTTTCTTATTGCCTCCTtggccgcctcctcggcctggtcccggaattgggcgcacattttagggaggagatcacCTTGAAGCatgtcaatatccttctccttttgagcaaggatagcctgtgTGTCCCTGAGCACCTCCGCCTGCTTCCGGAACAGATCCTCCCACTcatccctcttggcaaccacaacGTCGTAGGTTTCCTTATACCTATCCCGCTCCgccatcatcttggccgtggcaCCATCAgcctcctcaactttggccctctcggccttcAGCAGCCTCTCAACCTCCTCCACACGCTTCTCGGCAGCACCGAGATCgcgcttagccttcccggcttccccttTCGCAGCAGAGATATCAAGCTTGAGCTTTGCAATCAGTGGCCCAGATTGCTCCGCGGCTTTTTCCTGCTCCATGATGAGGGAGGCGGCTAGACGGCTCCATTTCCCCAAACTCTTGTATATtctctcaccctccgccacgagtTCGGAGGGAGTAGCCTTCTGGGGTgtggagtcaacggtgacattcctgtcacccgccttctcagtcgccttctcaggctgcttccctgcTTGACGTTCAGTGAGAACGCCGGCTGCCGAtgatggatctacaaaaaatttacacagagcatccatgtcaccgtgcATGGACACATCAgaaagtctgtcatcaggaacgtccaatgaaccggctaaatccgaactgcaggttagatccgtaccagtttggACCCTCTTTTTTGGAGGGCTGGTGGAGGCAGGATTCTCCCCGGCAGCGGTGGAGGCAGACGGTGGGTCTTTCCTTTTCTTCGGAGAAGGGACCTTAGCAACGGTCGCCTCCTCCTCGGtaatgttgatcacctccacatgaTCCTTTTGGACCACCGGGGTAGAAGAGGGAGTTGGCGTTGATACCGCCGCCGATTTGGACGCTGCCTTCTTCGATCTTTTCGGCACGCCCCCAAGAACCCGTGACCTGGCCGTCTCCCGATCTAACCCCCTCGTCTGTTTCTCCATGATTTCGTTGGGAGCTAGCCTGCGATCTTTCGAATCAGCCGTAGGATGCCGGGTAACAACCTTCCCGTCTTTATCAAGCCCTAGCCTCTTCAAGTCCTTCTCAGACAGATCCCgcccaaaccgatctgcaagaaatcaaaaCAAGGGTTACATAAAGGAAAGAAAACAAAGCTCTGAAGAAAGGGGCAcaacaagcaaaggtgggcctcacaccgaccccactcaccccagctgagggccggtatgaggccgacgcggcataacagctcatcctgaagaataatctgagtcgggggcagccaaCCCTCCTCAGCATCAAATAGCCGCATTGCCCGCTCCTCATCCGAGGTAAGAGGGACGAatgaagcgtccatcttaaccttgctacccTGGGTGACGTGTCTCTCGTACTCctcccgggtctcacaccgtaagtaaacggggttctggaaagaccgaggcaatgggtagtcctccggcactcggacgtacacccatcgcccctGCCAGTCCTTACAAGAGGTAAGCTTGTTCACGGTGACATAGCCTGGTTCCGTCtgtacgctgtaccaccccactttgccAGATTTTGACGGCCGAAGGCTATGGAGGCGACGAAACAAGTTAAGCGATGGAACCTCCCCGAAACAGACAGTCCATACAAagcgactatcgtcctcatggccaacggatgcggttgggccacagcgacgttcatagctttgacaATGGCCATGACGTGTTCATTCAAAGGAACCGGAGCCCAAACTCGGATGCCTAATATGTACGCCGATATGACCGGGGAGGACAagagaccgcctgaccctccttagggataacaattttatacccctcaccgaagaagaaatgatctccgaaaagagtctctccggagctgcttgcgaatttatttgtaaacacacggtcgaggccagtcgtgCAAGCCTCGCCATGATCCGAGATGGTCGTCCTTCCACCACCAACAGGAGCCCTCTCATCACCGTCATCATTAACAACATcaacatcatcctcatcctccaactcctccaCGAGGGGCAAATCAGCTACGGGAGAAGGGGACCTAGGGCCCCAGTGTCTTAACGGGACGGCATCTAGTATCCCCTCCTCCTCAAAACGCGGCgaggaaccccccggcgcagaagcaCTGGtcccagcatcagcagaagacatgttcacaacaaattactagcgAAATAagagaaaatttgtttgtttacctcagagaaaaacactcgccggatcgaagatcgagaatttgaagaaaagaaagcccctgaaagtttagagagatgaagattttgggagaaaattttcgaaaatttgaggaaatgaaagtaatggccaaaatcacggaataagcGCCCTctttataggaaaaagcccataaagaaggaccaatcaggcactgacccatgaagcgtcaaccaatcggcaAAGCaaacacgtgtcagacatgcaaccatggaatgtcaatcgttgcaacagttgaatgtcaatcaatactacagttaccaagcgtattcaacacgcccattcacatctctccgcctgttcatctccctcagAAAATTCCTAAGTTcccgctctccgccggccacacgaTCGACCAACCCATGAAGCACGGCCGGGGCAATCGAAAAAAGGCACTCACATGTACTGGTCTCGGCGGCATCATCAttctttcccacatcggataccctttacgcatccatatGGAGGGGGGATATAGTAGGCCTACGAATGATCAAGCCGATGCATCAGAAGAAGCCGACGCAAAAATTTTTGCaaaatacttgcgcagaatatacgctcaacatacatcggagcccatgccacggcatagactacggctggggcaaattgatggggcatattctgcgtgaccgaccaagtcaacatatcgagcaaggtcaagggtatccatagCAAAATCAACGACTTAGACGCCCTAGCCGACACAATCCATCtactgtcacctgggtctcggcagaCAACTAGCAGTACCGGgacgcatatccgcgtactcatatccaagaccctcggctagCCTcctcaggtccatcggccgagggtaaaacggtctttccacctaatgagccacttggccacttggccactacgtgacaaaaggtgaatgcctataaatactcctcaaccttcattgaggaaaggatccacaaattgacctaataaccactattcacctggtaatatcttccttatctctctacaatacactcttagccaagtaacaacgacttacctctctaagtttactgacttgagcgtcggagtgagtacgctcggccgaagccgagccctcagtttgttcatcgtttcaggagaccgcaggaaggattctagcaaggacatcattctactagctacgagtggtatcaaacatctgctctggatttacacccggaacactttcaatctttttttttctttgcagATTTCATCTTCTCAGTGCCCTTTTCATTTTCAACCCCCCTCCCCTTTGTAGGTTCCTTCTTCTTACCAGATGCCCCCTTTCTACTTTTTATTGTAGACTCACCAGCTTCAGTAGCAGTTTCAGTAACAGCAGATCCTGCACCAGGCAGCTCTTGTTCTTCACTAGCAACAAACTTCCCTTTAGATCTGCACTTTTGACCCACCTCTATACCAGATCCAACACCAGTTGTTCTCTCACCTCCAAAGTCAACTTTCCTCCTAACTGTTAACTTCACAGGTTTACCTAAGCTTTGCCTTTCAATTGAAATATGGTTTTGTGCTCTAAGGCTTCTTCTAATAACTGGGTAGATTGTTGCAAGTGGTATTACATTAAGTGGGTCAAGGCTACTGGATTGGGGTGCTGATTGTTGATGGACAATGTTTGGATTGTTAGTTTTGGGCTACTTGTGTTCGGCCTTTTTTTTTATGTAGATAGTGACTGATTAAGGGTAATGTTTGCCTTTTTACTTCTTTGAGAATGTTGGGTTGTAGAATATGGTGCTGGACCACTACAACTCTCGCTTTCAATAGCATACAAGTCACATCCCAATTCCGTCCCTTGTCTTCAATAATTCTTTAACATCCTTCTCACTTAACAATTTTCTTTTCCCACTTGTCAGGTTCTTATTAGCCAATCTATAGCACAATATAAAACTCTTACCTTCAGTGGCTTTTTTCCCCATCTCCATATAAAATTCATAAGTAAATCTTCTAATGGGAATTCCAAACTCCAAATATAATGTCCCACCTATATACTCTGTTTACCCTTTATTAAACTCAAACATTCCCCCATGATGCAGGCACAATCCAACAAAACTCATCTCTAGAGTTATTGTAAATAAAAAAGAATTATTAACAATCAAATTAAAAGGAAACATAAATATCAATCCTATTCAAATTAAGCTACCCTTAATGAAAGTATTAACAATGTCATTCCTATTAACATTAAGCACAGAAAACAAAAATGCAGAATCTATGAACCaatttagggttttaaacaacatGCAATATATAAGCATTAGCAACAAATGTGCGAACTTTATCCCTAAATATATCATATTAGGTGAAGAAGAAAACAGTATAcacttaatcaatctaattaaaAAGAGTCGATATCAATAAAGAAATAAGGGAATTAATTGAGTACTTACCAAATTATGGAATTAATTGAGTACTTACCAAATTATATGAGACTGATGACGATATTGATGGTGGTTTACTTATCCAGGATTATGGGTTGAAGAAAGTTTGTCCCTTGCTGTTGAATTTGTAGATTAatggaggttgaagatgaatggtCTTTACGTTTTAGGAGAGAGAAAGGAGGAAGAGAAGTGTGTTTGATAAGTTTCTAATGTGAGACCATTTCCAACCATGATTTTTTCACCTCCTCATCTCACTCTCTCTTATCACTTCTCACTCATCCACCTCATTATTCTTCAACTTTTCAATTTACAACCAAAACACTCCTCCAACAATAATTTACACTTATTCCTCATCACTCTCTTTCATCATTTATCTATCTTACTTTAACATACCCCACACATTTTTTACATTAAAATCTATTTTCGTAATTTGTTCGGGTTTTCAACTCGATAATTAATCGACTCCAGTTTTATTATAGAAAAAAAGGTTAAAACGAATCTTAAACGTCCATTAGAAAAACGATATCTAATAGAGTAAAGAAAATCATAGAGAAGAAAATGAAAAGTATGTCAATATATATCAAATATTATTACCTTTTAtagagaaaaaaaatagaaattatgGTGTAATTATTTTTTTGGAAAAAACTTAATTACATATTAGTTATTagaaaaaataaaattttgagataaattaactaacaaaatacaaccaCTATTAAAATAAAACTCCTTAAAACGTGGGTCCCACAACTTTTTAACatttaattgtattaaaaatGTGCAATTGCAGTGGAATTTGACCTTCAACTCTGCGCGTTTCATTCTTCGACTTTCCGCACAATGCTTTCTTCCTCAACAATTCGCTGAACTAAACTCATGGTTGGAGCACTTTTATTCCTCCATTATCCTCTTTCTTGATTTGTTGAGGAGTCTATTCCTCATTGTTGAGGATGCTCTGAGTGTGTGTTTCTAATTTGTGTTTCAAATTGTATTGTTTTACAAATAGGTCAGGTAACATAAGTTAGGGGTAAATCGGTcatattctctttttttttggcCGGAATCATAAAGTGGGAGCAATTTTTGAACATATATAAATTTGGTGGGAGTaagtttcaaaaaaaattatattaggGAGTAAGTATCAAAAAAtgaattatataagggagtaataatCAATTTACCTAAATAAAATGGTAACATTTTTACTATGTGTCTATATACAGGATTATTCATATTACATGAGTATATTTAAATCGTAAATGGTGACATAGTGCACAAAGAAagtaatatattaaaaaaaaaaaaaccatatttttgGAAGTTTATTCAAAAGCAAGAAACACATTTATAGAAACAgtccgtctcattatagacggccactatccgtctataactatagacggatagtgaccctctcacaaaattaaagtggGAGATAATTGGCCAGTGGGATtatccatttcccacccacttgcaCTACCCATTTTTAtttatgagaatttgtgttagaaAACTCAGATTTTTTGTATTTCAATCAAATTGAAGACACCAAACCCTATAATAATTAAAATCAACACATTGTGAAAGTTTTACAAataatgaccattaaaatatggtTGTGTAGCCTTCTTCTTCAATGGCGATTTACTTAAGACCGATTCTTTTCACCTTTTTTGGTTGTTatcaataaataaaattcatataaatgaaatttattaaaATGAAAACCCAGAAAAAGGAATATTGAGAACGatgataaacaaaataaataatactccctccaatcctctattttcttcctctttactatgggcacaagaattaagaaatagagtattatattgataaaaagtagggtgggtttggtgataggagagagggatggataattaagagttaaataatgaattgtgggccacaaatattaaagtaaggaataaaataggattaaaagagttgggtgggtggGGTAATatgagagaggtatgaataaaataagagtaaaaagttaccaaaaatagaaaggggaagaaaacctgaataaccgttttaggaaatagggaagaatatggtgaattggagggagtaaaaTTTAAAGGTTAACAAGCAAAATTAAACAAAACTTCTTTTTGATCTTCTTCTTTTAATGTTGAGACGAATTTTTTGTACTCGTATAAAGATGGATGAGATTGCTTGTGGATGAAGATGAAATTGAAAGGGTTATGGGGTCTGAGATGATAAAGAGAGATAGAGAGAGCGATGATTTTGGGAAATCTAAAATAATGTATTATTTTTGAAAGAGTGAGGTGGTTTGTATGTAAAACAATGGGAAGATGAGCaacaaatctcattgaagacgggcaatattcgtcacaagcttgtgatgtataccgttttctctcacaaaatatcaattgagaggtgagtgggaagcacatgggggtgccccaccttatcccctctccctttttgtgagaggtcacaagcttgtgacgggattatcccgtcacaagcaagactagttgGAGGATGAGAGCAttacaaaattttgaaaatgaattGTTTGTCACTTCATAGCTTTGCATGCCTACTCCCCCACACAACCGCATACCTATAGTTAGTGTACATTAAATGCCAACCGTCAACTCATTTGACAATTACTTAGCCCATATGTACAATATGGTATTAAAATAACCCATCTTATTAATAAAACGGATAATATGAGACGTAAGTAAGACTAATTGCATAGAATAATAGATTATTCAAGTCAAAGCTAACAAATGGATTGACCCACATCTGGAGAGAATAAGATGAAGAAGAGTCAACTAGTCAAGTGTTGTTTATTTGACCAAATTTATCATGATAATAATATTCAGTGACATGAATCACAATTCACTGAAATCAGTACTCTTCAAAGACCAAAAAGTGAAGGAAAACTCCAGCAATTAATTGAACATGGGCATTGCAGTTGCAGGTGATCAGCTCTCTCACTTGGAAGATGCTCTTTTACAGGTTTATTTTCGATTTTATTATTATTCTTCATGAATATGGTATACAAAACGAGTACTGAATCTCGCTACCACCCTCACACAGCCCCACTTTTGATGTATTATATGAGCGGCTGGTACCGAGAGTCCGAGACCCAGTGACGCCCTATCATTGTCCGGTTGGTATTATAGTGCATTGATAATCTGTTTAGTAAGTTCTACTTACCTGGAATttgtatactccctccgtctcaggtTTGATTAAAATAACCCTCATAATGAACATAAAAAGGCAGACAAATGACCGagacaaattcttgtttcagacggtcttaagTTAAGGCGTACTCAGTTTCACAATTGATTGTCTTGACAAGACCTAATATTTTAGGAGGGTAGATTGGAAATTGAATGTCATGCTTACCATATTCATGACATTCAAGTGTTAATTCCGAGGAAATTTGGTTTGATACCATGTGAGAAGATATCTTAACCAAAAGTTTAAACACGAACTATCATTTGAATGTCAAACCGACAATTGACGACCCGAGTGTGACTTGGTCGGTGTACGTTGCTGCTGTCAATTGGGATTAAATTAGTTTAGCTAGAGATCATTTAAGTTCCCTTTGCTAACTCTCTTTATGAGGTAAAGGGTGAAGGTTCTCAACCTTTTAACATAATTTGTTTGTTATTGGCCATCGGTTGAAATGTGAGAAACATCTCCTATTTCATGAAACAAACAAGCATAGTGGGTTAAGATCCATTATTTTCTGCATATAATTGGAAATCAAGTGGTTGCCTTTGGTTAGATATTTTAGTTTGaatttttaattgtttaatgtgGCCTCCGGAGTCGGGAGGGTTGTGGATAAATAGTGGCAAGTATATCCCAAGCCGCCTTTGAACGAGGTTGGGTTATGAGGATAGTTCTTGGTGAGGGTGCCGGTCAGGGCCCCGAAAGATATATTGTCTTGCATATATATGAGTGGTAACGGGGGGTCGGGTTTGACGATAGCATTAAGGATTTTATCACTTGTACAGTTGTACGCTTTTACATCACAAAGCTGTAAGAACAATGAATCTTTAGCACCTTGAAAGTGGTATCAAGCTAGACAAGTAAGGTAAAGGAGAGaatgtttttgaaaaaaaaaaagtgcattTTGCAGGGACAAAATGATGAATGCAATACATGTGAATGATAAAACTGATCATTCAGTTTGTATATGTGGATACTGGATAGGTCATGATACGTTGACCAAAGCCCCGTTAATTTTTTGTTGAGCTTATCATGTTACTGGGTTGTGTTTTGCAACTCTTGCCGAGATGAAAATTGTTTTTTCCCTATGATAATAGAGAGGCTAATTGAGGGGTTAGTGAGAAAAAGCCATCCATGATAAATTAATCCAATTTTCAGCACAGCACCAAGAACTATCTCAAATGTTCCTGTATGGCTGGATTGGATTAAGTGACTTTACATCGTATCGAGATTTGTATGTACAGAGggtataatgtttttttttttttttttcaatctgaTTTTGGTGCTTACTTGTTAGAGGGAAAGCAGTGAACTGTATGCTGGCGATGGGTCTGTTGATTACCACGGACAGCCTGTTCTGAAGAGCAAAACAGGAAACTGGAGAGCCTGCCCTTTCATTCTTGGTAAATAACAATGCTAGTTTGATGCAGTGTCATTGAGAATTTGTTAGGTTTGATTTGGAACCCTTCTCACTCACAGCTCACTTTACAGGTAATGAGTGCTGTGAGCGTCTTGCCTATTATAGTATTGCAAAAAATCTTGTTAATTACCTCAGAACGAACTTGCACGAAGGCAATGTTTCTGCAGCAAGGAATGTTAATGCTTGGGCAGGCACATGTTACCTTACACCTCTTATTGGGGCTTACTTAGCTGATTCATATTGGGGAAGATATTGGACAATTGCCGTCTTTTCCGCTTTTTACTTCATCGTAATTCCTcgaccttttttttcttttttgttctgTCATTGCTGATTTGTTTTCTTAAAGTAATTATGAAAGACAACTGTGAAGAACTACCTTAAAAATTCACCGCAGTAGATATTCTACTGTGTCTTTGATACTATGCTCAGTGATTGTTATCCTGCCTATAATTGCATCTTTCACTTGGAAAGTTCTTTAGCAGTTACTCTCTTCTTGAATCTTGATCCAACTCTTAGAAGTATATCCACTAAATGGTCTTTTCTGTCCATAAGATACTTTTCCGTTTAATATTTCAACACTGCATCTCTCTTATTGGTTTCCATTACATGCTGTCTTTGTCCTTCTGAATTACTCTTTGGATTTAAAAAGTGTCATTTGTTTCGACTTTCGAGTTCGTCTTAGCCTGAAAACTTTATATTCACATATATGTTCGAATTAAGTCCAACTATAGATGCTTATAAGAAGTGGCTCCTGATGGCATATTGGTTGTTAACTTGCTATCTATTGTAGGGAATTTGTACTTTGAGTATATCTGCATTAGTCCCAGCTTTTAAACCTGCTGAATGCGTGGGTTCAATTTGCCCCAAGGCTACTCCAGCTCAAAATGCAATTTTTTTCGGGGGCTTATATCTAATGGCACTGGGAACTGGAGGGATCAAGCCTTGTGTTTCGTCCTTTGGGGCTGATCAGTTTGACGATACTGACGCCGACGAGAGGGTAAAGAAGGGGTCTTTTTTCAATTGGTTTTATTTCTCTATCACCCTTGGCTCCCTTGTGGCTAGTAGTCTTATCATATGGATACAAGAAAATGTCGGATGGGGCATAGGCTTTGGAATTCCTGCTTTATTCATGGGAGTTGCTATCGCATCTTTTTTCTTGGGAACTCCTCTCTATAGGTTTCAACGTCCTGCAGGAAGTCCACTGACAAGAATTTGCCAGGTTATAGTCGCTTCGTACCAGAAACGCAAGTTGGAGTTTCCACAAGATATTAGTCACTTATTTGAAAGTCAAGACAAACATTCAAATAT
Encoded here:
- the LOC141599252 gene encoding protein NRT1/ PTR FAMILY 8.3-like, translated to MGIAVAGDQLSHLEDALLQRESSELYAGDGSVDYHGQPVLKSKTGNWRACPFILGNECCERLAYYSIAKNLVNYLRTNLHEGNVSAARNVNAWAGTCYLTPLIGAYLADSYWGRYWTIAVFSAFYFIGICTLSISALVPAFKPAECVGSICPKATPAQNAIFFGGLYLMALGTGGIKPCVSSFGADQFDDTDADERVKKGSFFNWFYFSITLGSLVASSLIIWIQENVGWGIGFGIPALFMGVAIASFFLGTPLYRFQRPAGSPLTRICQVIVASYQKRKLEFPQDISHLFESQDKHSNIAGNRKLEHTEGMKCLDKAAVLSVTDEKNGEIHDPWKLCSITQVEELKILIRILPIWATVIFFSAVHSQMATMFVEQGMVMDRTIGSFTIPAASLSIFGVISVIFWVPVYDRILIPVTKKFTGKEKGISDLQRIGIGLLISILAMVYAALLEIKRLEDARKLGLVDENVAVSLSILWQIPQFCLVGAAEVFAFVGLIEFFYDQSPDSMRSLYSALALLTTAMANYLSSLILTIVTALTTAGGRPGWIPDNLNQGQLYNFFWLLAGLSFVNLLGYVFCAIKYKPKKTNVK